A window of the Deltaproteobacteria bacterium genome harbors these coding sequences:
- a CDS encoding sigma-70 family RNA polymerase sigma factor, with translation MTQAEAFTDARWAALEGELHRFILRRVRDPAAAADILQETLLKAYRSLPGLKNPSRLDVWLYRVARSQIASFYRREKPHEPLPEDLADGTDSAPGNGNLNEQVAGWLPVFIRLLPAKYSEPVRLADIEGLKLKEVAVRLGLTLPAVKSRVRRGRALIREGVLSCCELELDRRGNVTDFRRRRGPCAPGCGE, from the coding sequence TTGACCCAGGCCGAGGCGTTCACGGATGCGCGCTGGGCGGCGCTGGAGGGTGAGCTTCACCGGTTCATCCTCCGGCGCGTCCGCGACCCTGCCGCCGCCGCCGACATCCTCCAGGAGACGCTCCTGAAGGCGTACCGCTCGCTGCCGGGCCTGAAAAATCCCAGCCGGCTCGACGTCTGGCTTTACCGGGTCGCCCGCAGCCAGATCGCCAGCTTCTACCGCCGGGAAAAACCCCATGAACCGCTGCCGGAAGATCTGGCGGACGGTACGGACAGCGCGCCCGGGAACGGGAATCTCAACGAGCAGGTGGCCGGATGGCTGCCGGTGTTCATCCGCCTGCTGCCCGCCAAATACAGCGAGCCGGTGCGGCTCGCCGACATCGAGGGCCTCAAGCTGAAGGAGGTCGCCGTGCGGCTCGGACTCACCCTGCCGGCGGTCAAGTCCCGCGTCCGGCGGGGCCGGGCCCTGATCCGCGAGGGGGTGCTTTCCTGCTGCGAGCTCGAACTGGACCGCCGCGGCAACGTGACCGATTTCCGCCGCCGCCGGGGCCCCTGTGCGCCGGGCTGCGGGGAATAA
- a CDS encoding aquaporin family protein, with product MEAAAPLRSKLAAEAAGTAFLVATVVGSGIMAERLAAGNEALALLCNALATGAVLVAIILALSGVSGAHFNPAVTLFELAGRRTGPREAALYIPVQIAGGCAGAIVANLMFALPAVMVSQKIRSGMPLLFSELVATLGLLIIIRGTSRHHAGMVPVAVGLYITAAYWFTASTSFANPAVTIARTLSDTFAGIRPLDAPGFVAAELAGAAAALGLCGIIWPEGPSQGTSRTS from the coding sequence ATGGAAGCAGCCGCCCCGCTGAGATCGAAACTGGCAGCCGAGGCCGCCGGTACGGCCTTCCTCGTCGCCACGGTGGTGGGCTCCGGAATCATGGCTGAACGCCTGGCGGCCGGGAACGAGGCTCTCGCCCTGCTGTGCAATGCACTGGCGACCGGGGCGGTACTGGTGGCGATCATCCTGGCACTGTCTGGCGTCTCCGGCGCCCACTTCAACCCGGCCGTGACGCTGTTCGAACTGGCCGGACGCCGGACCGGCCCGCGTGAAGCGGCCCTGTATATCCCGGTCCAGATCGCCGGAGGGTGCGCGGGCGCTATCGTGGCGAACCTGATGTTCGCACTCCCGGCGGTGATGGTTTCGCAGAAAATCCGGAGCGGAATGCCGCTGCTCTTCAGCGAACTCGTCGCCACGCTGGGCCTGCTCATCATCATCCGCGGGACATCAAGGCACCATGCGGGAATGGTGCCGGTAGCGGTGGGGCTTTACATCACGGCGGCCTACTGGTTCACCGCCTCGACCTCGTTCGCCAATCCGGCCGTTACCATCGCACGGACCCTGAGCGACACGTTCGCCGGCATACGTCCGCTGGACGCGCCTGGATTCGTGGCCGCAGAGCTGGCCGGAGCAGCCGCAGCGCTCGGACTGTGCGGGATCATCTGGCCCGAAGGGCCGTCTCAGGGAACGAGCCGCACTTCATAG
- a CDS encoding deoxyribonuclease IV — protein sequence MKLGAHESISGGIENAFQRGRDDGCESLQIFTKSERQWSAKPLAPEALDAFRTASKGSGIPLSNVLVHDSYLINLASPDPVKLEKAKAAFVEEIRRCEQLGVRYLVTHPGSHVGSGEDQAIETLVSSYNDCIHRSSGSPVMILLETTAGQGTCMGYRFEQIAGILNGIKDRSRMGVCVDTCHIFAAGYDIRTPEGYEQVMQELDRVIGVKEVRAFHINDSKKELGSRVDRHEEIAEGFIGETAFRCLMNDPRWKDTIGVIETPGEDFAKNLKRLRSYQA from the coding sequence ATGAAGCTCGGCGCACACGAATCCATCAGCGGGGGGATCGAGAATGCCTTCCAGCGGGGCCGCGACGACGGTTGCGAGTCCCTGCAGATTTTCACCAAGAGCGAGCGCCAGTGGTCGGCCAAGCCGCTGGCCCCGGAGGCGCTGGATGCATTCCGGACGGCAAGCAAGGGTTCCGGCATTCCGCTCTCGAACGTGCTCGTTCACGACTCCTACCTCATCAACCTCGCCTCGCCCGACCCGGTGAAACTCGAAAAGGCCAAGGCCGCCTTTGTCGAGGAGATCCGCCGGTGCGAGCAACTCGGGGTGCGGTACCTCGTCACCCACCCCGGTTCCCATGTGGGATCGGGCGAGGACCAGGCCATCGAGACGCTGGTATCGAGCTACAACGACTGCATCCACCGTTCGTCCGGTTCGCCCGTTATGATCCTGCTGGAAACGACCGCTGGGCAGGGCACCTGCATGGGCTACCGGTTCGAGCAGATCGCCGGCATCCTGAATGGGATCAAGGACCGCTCGCGCATGGGCGTCTGCGTGGACACCTGCCATATCTTCGCCGCCGGGTACGACATCCGGACGCCGGAGGGGTATGAGCAGGTGATGCAGGAGCTGGACCGGGTCATCGGCGTCAAGGAAGTCCGGGCGTTCCACATCAATGATTCCAAGAAGGAGCTGGGCTCCCGCGTGGACCGGCACGAAGAGATCGCCGAGGGGTTCATCGGCGAGACGGCCTTCCGGTGCCTGATGAACGATCCGCGATGGAAGGATACCATCGGCGTGATCGAGACGCCCGGCGAGGATTTCGCCAAGAACCTCAAGCGGCTCCGGAGCTACCAGGCCTGA
- a CDS encoding histidine phosphatase family protein, producing MGSGTDIYLVRHAAAVDGEAGLSDDCRYLTAKGRKVFSKVASELKGLGISFDLIVTSPLVRAVQTAEILAGETKYRGEVVAATALGPGGRALDHLLRTAGEMPGSSVAFVGHEPRMGQLAGELLGRGAMPFRKGQVMRIVFSGGVAPGVTGRFKWALMPSGERVDSLKDLDAA from the coding sequence ATGGGTTCCGGCACAGACATCTATCTGGTACGTCATGCGGCCGCGGTGGACGGCGAGGCGGGGCTTTCCGACGACTGCCGGTACCTCACGGCCAAGGGGCGCAAGGTTTTCTCGAAGGTCGCCAGCGAGCTGAAGGGCCTGGGTATCTCTTTCGACCTGATCGTGACGAGCCCGCTGGTGCGGGCCGTTCAGACAGCCGAGATTCTGGCCGGCGAAACGAAATACCGGGGCGAGGTCGTCGCCGCGACGGCGCTCGGCCCCGGCGGAAGGGCACTCGATCACCTGCTCCGCACGGCTGGGGAGATGCCCGGCTCGTCGGTGGCGTTTGTCGGCCATGAGCCGCGCATGGGCCAGCTCGCAGGCGAGCTCCTGGGCCGCGGCGCGATGCCGTTCCGCAAGGGTCAGGTGATGCGAATCGTTTTTTCCGGCGGTGTCGCTCCCGGCGTTACCGGCAGGTTCAAGTGGGCGCTGATGCCCTCGGGCGAGCGGGTGGACAGCCTGAAGGATCTCGATGCGGCGTAG
- a CDS encoding glycosyltransferase, whose amino-acid sequence MGALRAALEARGHQTRLVTKLESGERGVHGPDDRVRRCRKIIQEFRPDACHFHNTLAMGWSPLVAAKKESVRNLVWTMHDYRAVCPNTLLLRPDLNICDDLHWCGSCVALPKLPHYDLDRIRKKLQGVKIAAISDAQRRLVEPHLPVTATIHWDADAGLLAAPEAPDGKPLTVLFAGRKDVEKGFDFCLQAVKRLSGRHPGIRLHLAGRSRFGDERQRIDALGLGKQVIDHGALPHDRYLEMLRNVQVVVCASVWAEPFNLSLLEAMACGKPVIATRSGAHGELAGDGGAVLADPRSSASLMNAMETLFADADLRRDLARRAREQATRFTGCTEKYLRLYRE is encoded by the coding sequence GTGGGCGCGCTGCGCGCCGCACTGGAAGCCAGGGGCCACCAGACCCGGCTCGTCACGAAGCTGGAGTCGGGAGAGCGTGGAGTGCACGGCCCGGACGACCGGGTGCGGCGCTGCCGGAAGATCATCCAGGAGTTCCGGCCCGATGCCTGCCATTTCCACAACACGCTGGCGATGGGCTGGTCGCCGCTGGTCGCGGCGAAAAAGGAGAGTGTGCGGAATCTTGTCTGGACGATGCACGACTACCGGGCCGTCTGTCCCAACACCCTGCTCCTCCGTCCCGATCTCAATATCTGCGACGACCTTCACTGGTGCGGCAGTTGCGTGGCCCTGCCGAAGCTGCCGCACTACGACCTGGACCGCATACGGAAGAAACTCCAGGGCGTGAAAATCGCCGCCATCAGCGATGCGCAGCGCAGGCTGGTGGAGCCGCACCTGCCGGTCACGGCGACGATACACTGGGACGCCGATGCGGGACTGCTGGCGGCGCCGGAGGCGCCCGACGGCAAGCCCCTCACGGTGCTGTTCGCCGGGCGAAAGGACGTGGAAAAGGGATTCGACTTCTGCCTGCAGGCGGTCAAGCGGCTTTCCGGCCGGCATCCTGGCATCCGGCTGCACCTGGCGGGCCGCTCCCGGTTCGGCGACGAACGGCAGCGGATCGACGCGCTGGGGCTTGGAAAGCAGGTCATTGACCACGGCGCGCTCCCCCACGACCGCTATCTGGAGATGCTCCGGAACGTGCAGGTGGTCGTCTGCGCGAGCGTGTGGGCCGAGCCGTTCAACCTGTCGCTGCTGGAGGCGATGGCCTGCGGCAAGCCGGTCATCGCCACCCGCTCGGGCGCGCACGGGGAACTGGCCGGTGACGGCGGCGCAGTGCTCGCCGATCCGCGCAGTTCGGCCTCGCTGATGAACGCGATGGAAACACTGTTTGCCGATGCGGACCTGCGCCGCGACCTGGCCCGGCGGGCACGCGAGCAGGCGACCCGGTTCACCGGCTGCACGGAGAAATATCTCCGGCTCTACCGGGAATGA
- a CDS encoding Hsp70 family protein — protein MGRIIGIDLGTTYSCAAIYLGGKLQVIPCKGSNTVPSMVAIDEKGRELVGHDAKRQAVINPVNTIHGSKRLIGRNFNAKTTEVIRRHYRYEMNEDNHGNVLIHMAGKDYTLTDVAALVLDRMRDYAQEFLQEKVERAVVTVPAYFNDRQRQSVKEAGKKIDLDVVRIINEPTAAALAYGFNKGLNEKVLMYDMGGGTFDVSVLSIRDKVFEVLATGGNTFLGGVDFDDRIISFVAKKFKDQHNVDLTADAIAIQRIRDAAEKARIDLSTVEEVAFSIPYIAVDAAGQPLTIDMKLNRAILNGLTKDLVDKSFRIVDQVLADAKLTPKDVDHVLLVGGVTRMPLVTERVKSYFGKPPAKSVNPDEAVALGAAIMAYSLEENSDLQITLLDVVPISIGIALPNFKFLKIFERNTPIPNYKSKVFTTYKDNQTQIQVQIRQGEAENALNNEILGNFVFTGIRPAPKGVPKVEAIFHLDPEGILTVTARDKDTGTQHETIINLKGDNAPSAEQ, from the coding sequence ATGGGCCGTATTATCGGAATCGACCTGGGAACGACCTATTCCTGCGCCGCCATTTATCTGGGCGGAAAGCTGCAGGTAATCCCGTGCAAGGGGTCGAACACCGTTCCCTCGATGGTGGCCATCGACGAGAAGGGCCGCGAGCTGGTGGGCCACGACGCCAAGCGGCAGGCCGTCATCAATCCGGTCAACACGATCCACGGGTCGAAGCGGCTCATCGGGCGCAACTTCAACGCCAAGACGACCGAGGTCATCCGCCGCCACTACCGTTACGAGATGAACGAGGACAACCATGGCAATGTGCTGATCCACATGGCGGGCAAGGACTACACGCTGACCGATGTGGCGGCGCTGGTCCTGGACCGGATGCGGGACTACGCGCAGGAGTTCCTCCAGGAGAAGGTGGAAAGGGCGGTCGTGACCGTTCCCGCCTATTTCAACGACCGCCAGCGCCAGTCGGTCAAGGAAGCCGGCAAGAAGATCGACCTGGATGTCGTGCGGATCATCAACGAGCCGACGGCGGCGGCGCTGGCCTACGGATTCAACAAGGGACTGAACGAGAAGGTGCTCATGTACGACATGGGCGGCGGCACGTTCGACGTGTCGGTGCTCTCGATCCGCGACAAGGTGTTCGAGGTGCTCGCCACGGGCGGCAACACGTTCCTTGGCGGCGTGGACTTCGACGACCGGATCATCTCGTTCGTCGCCAAGAAGTTCAAGGACCAGCACAACGTGGACCTCACCGCGGACGCCATTGCCATACAGCGGATCCGCGACGCCGCCGAGAAGGCGCGCATTGACCTCTCCACGGTGGAGGAGGTCGCGTTCAGCATCCCCTATATCGCCGTCGATGCGGCGGGCCAGCCGCTCACCATTGACATGAAGCTGAACCGGGCGATCCTGAACGGACTCACCAAGGATCTGGTGGACAAGTCGTTCCGGATCGTCGATCAGGTGCTGGCAGATGCCAAGCTGACTCCGAAGGATGTGGACCACGTGCTGCTCGTGGGCGGCGTCACCCGCATGCCGCTCGTCACCGAGCGGGTGAAATCCTACTTCGGCAAGCCGCCCGCCAAGTCGGTGAACCCCGACGAGGCCGTGGCCCTGGGCGCGGCGATCATGGCCTATTCGCTGGAGGAGAACTCCGACCTCCAGATCACGCTGCTGGACGTGGTGCCCATCTCCATCGGCATCGCCCTCCCCAACTTCAAGTTCCTCAAGATATTCGAGCGCAACACGCCGATCCCCAACTACAAGTCCAAGGTGTTCACCACCTACAAGGACAACCAGACGCAGATCCAGGTCCAGATCCGGCAGGGCGAGGCCGAGAATGCGCTCAACAACGAAATCCTCGGCAACTTCGTCTTCACCGGCATCCGCCCCGCGCCCAAGGGTGTTCCCAAGGTCGAGGCGATCTTCCACCTGGACCCCGAGGGTATCCTTACCGTAACGGCCCGCGACAAGGACACCGGTACCCAGCACGAGACGATCATCAACCTGAAGGGCGACAACGCCCCGTCGGCCGAACAGTGA
- the aroB gene encoding 3-dehydroquinate synthase — translation MPCRSGRSLASPVPLRPQSLAAMDTLHVRLRRNEDLSYDIRTGSGALRALPDTVKRLGRFNLISVISDRNVDRLYGAKVARLLAGLAPRVIRQTIPPGEKSKTRRMKEKLEDGLLARRAGRDTLVVAVGGGVMGDLAGFTAATLNRGVPFIQVPTTLLAMIDSSIGGKLAVDTPHGKNLIGVFQQPAAVIADTDLLATLPRRELVAGLAEAFKHAVIADRDLYGLLMRNAPRYLKPDLGLYGNLVRRACRVKALVVERDERESNLRQVLNFGHTVAHAIETLRGYRTLHGEAVWTGMAVEASMAAAEGHLPATERDRIIAGVDVFFPPWRNLLKGISPRELARAARSDKKNRGGQTRYAVPARIGKMYRTGTGSYAVPIGDDALGRAIRPLI, via the coding sequence ATGCCATGCCGGAGCGGCCGCTCTCTTGCCTCGCCGGTACCCTTGCGGCCACAGTCGCTGGCGGCGATGGACACCCTGCACGTCAGACTCCGGCGGAATGAAGACCTTTCCTACGACATCCGGACCGGAAGCGGCGCCCTCCGGGCGCTGCCGGATACGGTGAAACGGCTGGGACGTTTCAACCTCATCTCCGTCATCAGCGACCGCAACGTGGACCGGCTGTACGGCGCGAAGGTGGCCCGCCTGCTGGCCGGACTGGCGCCCCGGGTGATCCGCCAGACGATTCCGCCCGGAGAGAAGTCCAAGACCCGCCGGATGAAGGAAAAGCTGGAGGATGGACTGCTCGCCCGCCGGGCCGGACGCGACACGCTGGTCGTCGCGGTGGGCGGCGGAGTCATGGGCGACCTGGCCGGTTTCACGGCGGCGACGCTGAACCGCGGGGTGCCGTTCATCCAGGTCCCAACGACCCTGCTCGCCATGATCGATTCGTCCATCGGTGGAAAGCTGGCCGTGGACACGCCGCACGGAAAGAATCTCATTGGCGTCTTCCAGCAGCCGGCGGCGGTCATCGCCGACACGGACCTGCTGGCGACGCTACCCCGGCGCGAACTGGTGGCGGGACTCGCCGAGGCGTTCAAGCACGCGGTGATCGCCGACCGGGACCTGTACGGCCTGCTGATGCGGAACGCCCCGCGCTACCTGAAGCCGGACCTCGGGCTTTACGGGAATCTCGTCAGGCGGGCCTGCCGGGTAAAGGCCCTCGTCGTCGAACGCGACGAGCGCGAGTCGAACCTGCGGCAGGTGCTGAACTTCGGCCACACCGTCGCCCACGCCATCGAAACCCTGCGGGGTTACCGGACCCTCCACGGCGAGGCGGTCTGGACGGGGATGGCCGTGGAAGCGTCGATGGCGGCGGCCGAGGGGCACCTTCCCGCCACCGAGCGGGACCGGATCATCGCCGGCGTGGACGTCTTTTTCCCTCCATGGCGCAATCTTCTCAAGGGAATAAGCCCGCGCGAACTCGCCCGGGCGGCCCGTTCGGACAAGAAAAACCGGGGCGGGCAGACGCGCTACGCCGTTCCTGCCAGAATAGGGAAAATGTACCGGACCGGTACGGGGAGTTATGCGGTCCCGATCGGCGATGACGCACTGGGCCGTGCGATCAGGCCCCTCATTTGA
- a CDS encoding VOC family protein: MTIPATETTARPRSPASFAGNRRMHVGIWVRNLEKSVAFYRTLFGVEPVKVRPGYAKFEPAEPSVNFTLNERTGDIPTAVSHFGIQVKEPADVVAAAARYQMAGLQVRTEEKTTCCYAVQDKAWVVDPDGNPWEVFVVTEADAPVHSAKATACCPAAEAAR; this comes from the coding sequence ATGACGATTCCAGCTACCGAAACCACCGCCCGTCCCCGGAGCCCCGCCAGTTTTGCCGGCAACCGCCGCATGCATGTGGGCATCTGGGTCAGGAACCTGGAGAAATCCGTTGCCTTCTACCGGACCCTTTTCGGAGTGGAACCGGTCAAGGTCCGGCCGGGATACGCCAAGTTCGAGCCCGCCGAGCCGTCGGTGAACTTCACGCTCAACGAGCGTACGGGCGATATCCCCACGGCTGTGTCCCACTTCGGCATCCAGGTGAAGGAACCGGCCGATGTCGTGGCCGCCGCCGCCCGTTACCAGATGGCGGGCCTCCAGGTCCGCACGGAGGAGAAAACCACCTGCTGCTACGCCGTGCAGGACAAGGCGTGGGTGGTGGATCCGGACGGGAACCCCTGGGAAGTGTTCGTCGTGACCGAGGCCGACGCGCCGGTCCATTCGGCGAAGGCGACGGCCTGCTGCCCCGCGGCGGAGGCGGCCCGTTGA
- a CDS encoding arsenate reductase ArsC, with amino-acid sequence MSGANPKPAVLFLCTGNSARSLLAEALLRRLGGGRFDVYSAGTGPKGVNPFTLRVLEEAGVSAEGLWSKTVDDVLAQVQPDYLIAVCSEADRNCPAVPLRRGERLSWPFDDPAAETGPDERKLARFREVRDQIARRIRAWLGEEPWKQPPR; translated from the coding sequence ATGTCCGGAGCGAATCCGAAACCGGCGGTCCTTTTTCTCTGTACGGGCAACTCGGCAAGAAGCCTGCTCGCCGAGGCGCTGCTCCGCCGGCTGGGCGGCGGCCGGTTCGACGTGTACAGCGCCGGCACCGGGCCCAAGGGCGTCAATCCGTTCACACTCCGGGTGCTGGAGGAGGCGGGCGTCTCCGCCGAAGGGCTCTGGTCCAAGACAGTGGATGATGTGCTGGCCCAGGTGCAGCCGGACTATCTCATTGCCGTCTGCTCGGAGGCCGACCGGAACTGCCCCGCCGTTCCGCTACGCCGGGGCGAGCGGCTTTCGTGGCCATTCGACGATCCGGCAGCGGAAACAGGACCGGATGAACGGAAACTGGCCAGGTTCCGCGAGGTCCGCGACCAGATCGCCCGCCGCATCCGGGCCTGGCTCGGGGAGGAACCATGGAAGCAGCCGCCCCGCTGA
- a CDS encoding acetate kinase, whose translation MPAAPTLVLSLNAGSSSLKFDLFGFPGGDRIVSGSVDRLGSDRSELQLRVVDENREVRRVRLRDHRAAVLNLAERLRDHGGIPVTGIAIVGHRIVHGSNLYVDPVKVTAEVERDIASLAPLAPLHQPASLDALRAARSAWPDAVQVACFDTAFHAKLPPAARYYAIPLELGLRHGIRRYGFHGISHSYLAAEAARLLGRPLARLRIVTCHLGAGCSLTAVKGGRSIDTTMGYSPLEGLPMQTRSGDIDPAAVARIAEVRGWSLDETIRFLNTSSGLRGVSGTSGDMRDVMEERRKGHEPAEIAIDIYTGRIRKTIGAYAAAMGGLDAVVFSGGVGENQPEIRSLCCAGLEFLGIGIQSGRNRRVAGPSQPHDISTDNARVRTLVIPTDESLSIARQAWALAG comes from the coding sequence ATGCCTGCCGCCCCCACACTGGTCCTGTCGCTGAACGCCGGTTCCTCGTCGCTCAAGTTCGACCTGTTCGGCTTTCCGGGCGGTGACCGGATCGTCTCCGGCTCGGTGGACCGGCTCGGTTCCGACCGGTCGGAACTCCAGCTCCGGGTTGTAGATGAAAACCGTGAGGTCCGGCGCGTGCGCCTTCGTGATCACCGGGCGGCGGTTCTCAATCTCGCCGAACGGCTGAGGGATCACGGGGGCATTCCCGTCACCGGTATCGCCATCGTTGGGCACCGGATCGTGCACGGGTCGAACCTCTACGTTGATCCGGTCAAGGTGACGGCCGAGGTGGAACGCGACATCGCCAGCCTCGCCCCGCTGGCGCCGCTTCACCAGCCGGCCTCGCTGGACGCGCTCCGGGCCGCCCGTTCCGCCTGGCCAGACGCCGTGCAGGTGGCCTGCTTCGACACCGCCTTCCACGCGAAGCTCCCGCCGGCAGCCCGTTACTACGCCATTCCGCTGGAGCTGGGCCTCCGGCACGGGATCCGGCGCTACGGCTTTCATGGCATCTCCCATTCATATCTGGCCGCCGAGGCGGCCCGCCTTCTAGGCCGGCCGCTGGCGCGTCTGAGGATCGTCACCTGCCATCTGGGCGCCGGCTGCTCGCTCACGGCAGTAAAGGGCGGCCGGAGCATCGACACGACGATGGGCTATTCGCCGCTGGAGGGCCTGCCCATGCAGACGCGGTCGGGGGATATCGACCCGGCCGCCGTGGCCCGGATCGCCGAGGTCCGCGGATGGTCGCTGGACGAAACCATCCGGTTCCTCAATACCAGTTCGGGCCTCCGGGGCGTGAGCGGCACCAGCGGCGACATGCGTGACGTGATGGAGGAGCGGCGCAAGGGCCACGAACCGGCGGAAATCGCCATCGATATCTACACGGGCCGCATCCGGAAGACGATCGGCGCCTATGCGGCGGCGATGGGCGGCCTCGATGCGGTGGTGTTTTCGGGAGGCGTGGGCGAAAACCAGCCCGAGATTCGCTCGCTCTGCTGCGCCGGTCTCGAATTTTTGGGGATCGGCATCCAGAGCGGCCGCAACCGCCGCGTGGCCGGTCCCTCCCAGCCACACGACATTTCCACCGACAATGCCCGCGTGCGGACGCTGGTGATCCCCACCGACGAATCCCTCAGCATCGCCCGGCAGGCCTGGGCGCTGGCGGGGTGA
- the ssb gene encoding single-stranded DNA-binding protein, translating to MANSLNKVMLIGRLGKDPEQRFTGGGTEVCQFTLATNEFDGRDEQGQTKERTEWHDIVAYGKLAEICNKYLAKGRQAFIEGKLQTRKWEDKQSGEPRRRTEIVAREVVLLGSRDERGSSGEDRGSQRNQGGGQARPPRQAAQSKGGGGRSGGEFDQDPGYTDDQPPPEDDVPF from the coding sequence ATGGCGAACTCCCTTAACAAGGTGATGCTGATCGGACGTCTGGGCAAGGACCCCGAGCAGCGGTTTACGGGGGGCGGCACGGAAGTGTGCCAGTTCACGCTCGCCACCAACGAATTCGACGGCCGCGACGAGCAGGGCCAGACAAAGGAACGGACCGAGTGGCACGATATCGTCGCCTACGGAAAGCTGGCCGAAATCTGCAACAAGTACCTGGCCAAGGGACGCCAGGCGTTCATCGAGGGCAAGCTCCAGACCCGCAAGTGGGAGGACAAGCAGTCGGGCGAGCCGCGCCGCCGCACTGAAATCGTCGCCCGCGAAGTGGTGCTGCTGGGTTCCCGTGACGAACGCGGGAGCTCGGGCGAGGACCGGGGTTCCCAGCGGAACCAGGGCGGCGGCCAGGCCCGGCCCCCGCGGCAGGCGGCCCAGTCAAAGGGTGGCGGCGGCCGGAGCGGCGGCGAGTTCGACCAGGATCCCGGCTACACAGACGACCAGCCGCCGCCCGAAGACGACGTGCCGTTCTGA
- a CDS encoding bifunctional enoyl-CoA hydratase/phosphate acetyltransferase, protein MAVQMRRTPPVRVAAVCGHDEDTVRALSRAAGDSVAYGVIYGDRALAERTLGETNAGKAAFEIRHEPDPVKAARAAVQSVASGENQVLMKGLIHTDDFLHAVLDRALGLRDSRVLSHVFILEATHLGRLLFVTDAAVNIAPNFEKKAMIARNAISLAREFGIEKPRVAVLAAVELVDPKMPATQDAALLSLMSLRGQFRDGVVDGPFALDNAVSERAAGIKGIRNEVAGRADILLVPDIEAGNMLAKSFAYIAGGRMAGIVVGAKAPIVLTSRADTDDAKYYSLVAAAYTSQIEMGLVKIGAHH, encoded by the coding sequence ATGGCCGTACAGATGCGGCGCACGCCGCCCGTCAGGGTGGCGGCCGTCTGCGGCCACGATGAGGACACGGTCCGGGCCCTCAGCCGGGCTGCCGGGGATTCGGTTGCCTATGGCGTGATCTACGGCGACCGGGCGCTGGCCGAGCGGACCCTGGGGGAGACAAACGCCGGGAAGGCCGCTTTCGAGATCCGGCACGAGCCCGATCCGGTGAAGGCGGCGCGGGCGGCCGTCCAGTCGGTGGCCAGCGGCGAGAACCAGGTGCTGATGAAGGGCCTCATCCATACCGACGATTTCCTTCATGCCGTGCTGGACCGCGCCCTGGGGCTGAGGGATTCCAGGGTGCTGTCGCATGTGTTCATCCTGGAGGCCACCCATCTGGGGAGACTCCTCTTCGTCACCGATGCGGCGGTGAACATCGCCCCCAACTTCGAGAAGAAGGCGATGATCGCCCGCAACGCCATCTCGCTCGCCCGCGAGTTTGGCATCGAAAAGCCCCGCGTGGCGGTGCTGGCGGCGGTCGAGCTGGTCGATCCCAAGATGCCCGCCACGCAGGACGCGGCGCTGCTGTCGCTCATGAGCCTGCGCGGGCAGTTCCGTGACGGCGTGGTGGATGGCCCCTTCGCGCTCGATAACGCAGTCTCCGAGCGGGCCGCGGGCATCAAGGGAATACGCAACGAGGTGGCCGGCAGGGCCGATATCCTGCTCGTGCCCGATATCGAGGCGGGGAACATGCTCGCCAAGAGCTTCGCCTACATCGCCGGCGGACGCATGGCCGGAATCGTCGTCGGCGCGAAGGCACCCATCGTGCTGACTTCCCGGGCCGATACCGACGATGCCAAGTACTATTCGCTGGTTGCCGCCGCTTACACGTCCCAGATAGAGATGGGGCTCGTGAAGATCGGCGCGCACCACTGA